A window from Microbacterium ginsengiterrae encodes these proteins:
- a CDS encoding GNAT family N-acetyltransferase: protein MEPVVLRTERLVLRAIGAEDVDAITTACQDPEIPRWTTVPSPYSREDAEGFVELTAKWWDEGSETVWGVFRDDVLVGVVGLHRITPHPHGGVAEIGYWATAGTRGRGFTVEAARAAIDWAFAELELARITWRAVVGNIPSARTARALGFRYEGLARQGLTHAHGRYDGWMGGLLASDERAPVAWPIDLG from the coding sequence ATGGAACCCGTCGTCCTGCGCACCGAACGTCTCGTCCTCCGCGCCATCGGCGCCGAGGACGTGGATGCCATCACCACCGCATGCCAGGATCCCGAGATCCCCCGCTGGACCACGGTGCCGAGCCCGTACTCGCGTGAGGACGCCGAGGGCTTCGTCGAGCTCACCGCGAAATGGTGGGACGAAGGCAGCGAGACCGTCTGGGGCGTCTTCCGCGACGACGTTCTGGTCGGCGTCGTCGGTCTGCACCGCATCACTCCGCACCCGCACGGCGGTGTCGCGGAGATCGGCTATTGGGCGACAGCGGGCACGCGCGGCCGCGGGTTCACGGTCGAAGCTGCGCGTGCCGCCATCGACTGGGCGTTCGCGGAGCTGGAGCTCGCCCGCATCACCTGGCGTGCAGTGGTCGGGAACATCCCCTCCGCTCGCACGGCACGCGCACTCGGATTCCGGTACGAAGGGCTGGCGAGGCAGGGCCTCACACACGCGCACGGCCGATACGACGGCTGGATGGGCGGACTCCTGGCCTCCGACGAACGCGCACCGGTGGCCTGGCCGATCGACCTCGGCTGA